Proteins from one Bacillota bacterium genomic window:
- a CDS encoding enoyl-CoA hydratase-related protein, whose amino-acid sequence MEYSTLKVSRESPLEVITIDRPPVNALNGQAIEELGHALGEVLREPSVKAVIITGAGQYCFVAGADLGQFLEMGPEEGQQLIQKGKEVFDTIETMPKPVVAAINGVCLGGGLEMAMACDVRVAAEGSRMGQPEINLGIIPGWGGTQRLSRLVGKTRAMEMLLTGDMIKAAEALRFGLVNKVVPDNELMAHAKNLARKLAMQAPRAVAAIKAVLWDGLGASLPEGLRLETEAFVKVFQSRDAREGINAFLEKRKPQFTGE is encoded by the coding sequence GTGGAGTATTCAACGTTGAAGGTGAGCAGGGAGAGCCCACTTGAGGTGATAACCATAGACAGGCCGCCGGTAAACGCCCTGAACGGCCAGGCCATTGAGGAGCTGGGCCATGCCCTGGGGGAGGTCCTGCGGGAGCCCTCGGTGAAGGCTGTGATAATCACCGGTGCTGGCCAGTACTGCTTCGTGGCAGGAGCAGACCTCGGGCAGTTCCTGGAGATGGGGCCCGAAGAGGGCCAGCAGCTTATCCAGAAGGGCAAAGAGGTGTTCGATACCATAGAGACGATGCCCAAGCCCGTGGTGGCGGCCATCAACGGTGTCTGCCTAGGGGGCGGGCTGGAGATGGCCATGGCCTGTGACGTGAGGGTGGCTGCGGAGGGCTCCCGCATGGGGCAGCCGGAGATAAACTTGGGGATCATCCCGGGTTGGGGGGGCACCCAGCGGCTTTCCAGGCTGGTGGGGAAGACCAGGGCCATGGAGATGCTCCTGACGGGAGATATGATCAAGGCCGCGGAGGCCCTGAGGTTTGGGCTGGTGAACAAGGTGGTACCTGACAACGAGCTCATGGCCCACGCGAAGAACCTTGCCAGGAAGCTGGCCATGCAGGCCCCCAGGGCTGTGGCAGCCATAAAGGCTGTGCTCTGGGATGGCCTCGGGGCCTCCCTCCCCGAGGGACTCAGGCTGGAGACGGAGGCCTTTGTCAAGGTGTTCCAGAGCAGGGACGCTCGCGAGGGCATAAACGCCTTCCTGGAGAAGCGAAAGCCTCAGTTCACAGGGGAATAG
- a CDS encoding 3-hydroxyacyl-CoA dehydrogenase family protein has translation MEEAMEALLVDRFRYAGLAEACRCLEEGVASARDIDLAMLAGAGYKEGPLAWADGVGLDVALERMNALEESHGEAFRVPQVLRDLVSRSSLGRKTGRGFFEY, from the coding sequence GTGGAGGAGGCCATGGAGGCATTGCTGGTGGACCGGTTTCGCTACGCAGGCCTGGCCGAGGCCTGCCGGTGCCTGGAGGAGGGCGTGGCCAGCGCCAGGGACATTGACCTGGCCATGCTGGCGGGCGCCGGGTACAAGGAGGGCCCGCTGGCATGGGCCGACGGTGTAGGTCTCGATGTGGCGCTGGAGAGGATGAATGCCCTGGAGGAGTCCCATGGGGAGGCCTTCCGGGTGCCCCAGGTTCTCAGGGACCTTGTGTCCCGGTCTTCCCTGGGCAGGAAGACCGGCCGTGGCTTCTTCGAGTACTGA